One Etheostoma cragini isolate CJK2018 chromosome 6, CSU_Ecrag_1.0, whole genome shotgun sequence DNA window includes the following coding sequences:
- the brd2b gene encoding bromodomain-containing protein 2b isoform X1 — MEAPVNPHHDSSLVGMSSGGMDQHSSSGKRIRKPSLLYEDFESPSLPHTMPQGPPVPPQPPVKDPSRSGRMTNQLQYLQRTLMKTLWRHHFAWPFHEPVDAYRLNLPDYHKIIKQPMDMGTIKKRLENNFYRSASECIQDFNTMFTNCYIYNKPTDDIVLMAQSLEKIFLQKVAQMPQDEIELPPPAPRSKNSKGRGRKSNSRAQQVPAVSQSAYSPSSSDTGDSMLANSPQAVLTKSLPPANIMGLPPTQPTTKKKGVKRKADTTTPSTMGLTVGMSGATHMVGLGKGGHGGQVHDTSMHSISSMGGMGLDTQPGMGLVRSAGGPVLLQPMMAGSGRRVGSGRPIKPPKKDLPDSVQAQPLRKGKLSPQLRYCSGLLKDMLSKKHAAYAWPFYTPVDAATLGLHDYHDIIKCPMDLSTIKRKMDCREYRDAQQFASDVRLMFSNCYKYNPPDHDVVGMARKLQDVFEFRFAKMPDEPHMDRTVMSMSGHQTSSSSSSSSSSSSSSSTSESEPSSESEESESSPNSDSEEERAHRLAELQDQVCTQLRAVHEQLAALSQGPIVKPKKKKEKKDKKEKKKKKKLEKRSRVVRSRAGSEEWKMPGKILKTKSARAGSQPKKSQGKKSNKNSKATKKPFYPPPPTSMLPHYDSEEEEEIVPMSYDEKRQLSLDINKLPGEKLGRVVHIIQSREPSLRDTNPEEIEIDFETLKPSTLKELERYVMTCLRKKPRKPYGEQVAAGKKGSVAKSKEELTLEKRRELEKRLQDVSGQLNSVKKPTKPKVEKPSTVETQTQPSRLSGSSSSSDSSSSSSSSSSSDTSDSDSG, encoded by the exons ATGGAAGCCCCCGTCAACCCGCATCACGACAG CTCCCTAGTTGGGATGTCCAGCGGCGGGATGGACCAGCACAGTAGTTCAGGCAAACGCATTCGCAAGCCCTCCTTGTTGTATGAGGACTTTGAGAGCCCGTCTCTGCCGCACACGATGCCCCAGGGTCCTCCCGTCCCACCACAGCCCCCAGTGAAGGATCCCAGCCGGTCAGGCCGCATGACCAACCAGCTGCAGTACCTCCAGAGGACCCTGATGAAGACACTGTGGAGGCATCACTTTGCCTGGCCGTTCCATGAGCCTGTGGATGCCTACAGGCTTAACCTACCG GATTACCATAAAATTATCAAACAACCCATGGACATGGGGACCATCAAAAAGCGTCTAGAGAATAACTTCTACCGCAGTGCAAGTGAGTGCATTCAGGACTTCAACACAATGTTCACCAACTGCTACATCTACAACAAG CCGACGGACGACATTGTACTGATGGCTCAGTCCTTAGAGAAGATCTTTCTCCAAAAGGTGGCCCAGATGCCCCAGGATGAAATTGAGCtgcctcctccagctcctcgaAGCAAGAACAGCAAGGGAAGAGGTCGCAAATCTAACT CGAGGGCTCAGCAGGTGCCAGCGGTGTCCCAGTCAGCCTACTCCCCTTCTTCCTCCGACACTGGGGATTCCATGCTGGCCAACTCTCCCCAGGCTGTACTGACTAAAAGCCTGCCTCCGGCCAACATCATGGGCCTGCCCCCCACGCAGCCCACAACCAAG aaaaaaggtGTGAAACGTAAGGCAGACACCACCACCCCCTCCACCATGGGCCTGACCGTGGGCATGTCAGGAGCAACACACATGGTGGGCTTGGGGAAGGGAGGCCACGGGGGCCAGGTCCACGACACCTCCATGCACTCCATCTCCTCCATGGGGGGCATGGGCTTGGACACCCAACCTGGAATGGGCCTGGTTAGGAGCGCTGGAGGTCCCGTCCTGCTCCAACCAATGATGGCAGGCAGTGGACGCAGAGTGGGCAGCGGACGCCCCATTAAACCCCCCAAGAAGGACTTGCCTGATTCTGTCCAGGCTCAGCCCTTGAGGAAGGGCAAACTAAGCCCTCAGCTGAGGTATTGTAGTGGGCTGCTGAAGGACATGTTGTCAAAGAAACATGCTGCGTACGCCTGGCCTTTCTACACGCCTGTGGACGCAGCTACACTGGGACTTCACGACTATCATGACATTATTAAGTGTCCCATGGACCTCAGCACCATCAAG AGGAAGATGGACTGTCGTGAATACAGGGACGCTCAACAGTTTGCCAGCGACGTCCGACTCATGTTCTCTAACTGCTACAAGTACAACCCTCCTGACCATGATGTTGTGGGCATGGCACGGAAGCTGCAG GATGTGTTTGAATTCCGTTTTGCGAAGATGCCAGACGAACCACATATGGATCGCACAGTCATGTCAATGAGTGGCCATCAGAcatcctcgtcctcctcttcttcctcctcctcgtcctcatcTTCCTCCACCTCAGAGAGTGAGCCCAGCAGTGAGAGTGAAGAGAGCGAGAGCAGCCCGAACTCAGACAGCGAGGAAGAGCGAGCACATCGCTTAGCTGAGTTACAGGACCAGGTGTGCACCCAA CTCCGAGCCGTGCACGAGCAGCTGGCTGCCCTCTCTCAAGGCCCCATCGTCAAgcccaagaagaagaaggagaagaaggacaaaaaagagaagaagaaaaagaagaagctggaAAAGCGAAGTCGAGTTGTCAGAAGCCGAGCTGGCTCTGAGGAATGGAAAATGCCCGGCAAGATCCTGAAAACCAAGTCTGCCAGAGCAGGCTCCCAGCCCAAGAAGAGCCAGGGGAAGAAGAGTAACAAGAACAGCAA GGCCACAAAGAAGCCGTTCTACCCCCCACCGCCCACTTCAATGCTGCCACACTACGActctgaggaagaggaggagatcgTGCCCATGTCATACGATGAGAAGCGCCAGCTGAGTCTCGACATCAACAAGCTGCCGGGGGAGAAGCTGGGTCGTGTGGTCCACATCATTCAGTCCAGGGAGCCTTCCCTGAGGGACACCAACCCCGAGGAGATTGAGATTGACTTTGAAACACTCAAGCCGTCGACACTGAAAGAGCTGGAGCGTTACGTCATGACCTGTCTGAGGAAGAAGCCCCGTAAGCCTTACGGTGAACAAG TTGCAGCAGGAAAGAAAGGCAGCGTTGCCAAGTCTAAAGAGGAGCTGACTctggagaagaggagggagCTAGAGAAGAGGCTGCAAGACGTCAGCGGGCAACTCAATTCTGTCAAGAAACCTACAAAACCGAAAG TGGAGAAGCCCAGCACTGTGGAGACTCAAACCCAGCCCTCGCGCCTCAgcggcagcagctccagctccgactcatcttcctcctcctcgtcctcctcgtccTCAGACACCAGTGATTCAGACTCTGGTTGA
- the brd2b gene encoding bromodomain-containing protein 2b isoform X2, with the protein MAQSLEKIFLQKVAQMPQDEIELPPPAPRSKNSKGRGRKSNSRAQQVPAVSQSAYSPSSSDTGDSMLANSPQAVLTKSLPPANIMGLPPTQPTTKKKGVKRKADTTTPSTMGLTVGMSGATHMVGLGKGGHGGQVHDTSMHSISSMGGMGLDTQPGMGLVRSAGGPVLLQPMMAGSGRRVGSGRPIKPPKKDLPDSVQAQPLRKGKLSPQLRYCSGLLKDMLSKKHAAYAWPFYTPVDAATLGLHDYHDIIKCPMDLSTIKRKMDCREYRDAQQFASDVRLMFSNCYKYNPPDHDVVGMARKLQDVFEFRFAKMPDEPHMDRTVMSMSGHQTSSSSSSSSSSSSSSSTSESEPSSESEESESSPNSDSEEERAHRLAELQDQVCTQLRAVHEQLAALSQGPIVKPKKKKEKKDKKEKKKKKKLEKRSRVVRSRAGSEEWKMPGKILKTKSARAGSQPKKSQGKKSNKNSKATKKPFYPPPPTSMLPHYDSEEEEEIVPMSYDEKRQLSLDINKLPGEKLGRVVHIIQSREPSLRDTNPEEIEIDFETLKPSTLKELERYVMTCLRKKPRKPYGEQVAAGKKGSVAKSKEELTLEKRRELEKRLQDVSGQLNSVKKPTKPKVEKPSTVETQTQPSRLSGSSSSSDSSSSSSSSSSSDTSDSDSG; encoded by the exons ATGGCTCAGTCCTTAGAGAAGATCTTTCTCCAAAAGGTGGCCCAGATGCCCCAGGATGAAATTGAGCtgcctcctccagctcctcgaAGCAAGAACAGCAAGGGAAGAGGTCGCAAATCTAACT CGAGGGCTCAGCAGGTGCCAGCGGTGTCCCAGTCAGCCTACTCCCCTTCTTCCTCCGACACTGGGGATTCCATGCTGGCCAACTCTCCCCAGGCTGTACTGACTAAAAGCCTGCCTCCGGCCAACATCATGGGCCTGCCCCCCACGCAGCCCACAACCAAG aaaaaaggtGTGAAACGTAAGGCAGACACCACCACCCCCTCCACCATGGGCCTGACCGTGGGCATGTCAGGAGCAACACACATGGTGGGCTTGGGGAAGGGAGGCCACGGGGGCCAGGTCCACGACACCTCCATGCACTCCATCTCCTCCATGGGGGGCATGGGCTTGGACACCCAACCTGGAATGGGCCTGGTTAGGAGCGCTGGAGGTCCCGTCCTGCTCCAACCAATGATGGCAGGCAGTGGACGCAGAGTGGGCAGCGGACGCCCCATTAAACCCCCCAAGAAGGACTTGCCTGATTCTGTCCAGGCTCAGCCCTTGAGGAAGGGCAAACTAAGCCCTCAGCTGAGGTATTGTAGTGGGCTGCTGAAGGACATGTTGTCAAAGAAACATGCTGCGTACGCCTGGCCTTTCTACACGCCTGTGGACGCAGCTACACTGGGACTTCACGACTATCATGACATTATTAAGTGTCCCATGGACCTCAGCACCATCAAG AGGAAGATGGACTGTCGTGAATACAGGGACGCTCAACAGTTTGCCAGCGACGTCCGACTCATGTTCTCTAACTGCTACAAGTACAACCCTCCTGACCATGATGTTGTGGGCATGGCACGGAAGCTGCAG GATGTGTTTGAATTCCGTTTTGCGAAGATGCCAGACGAACCACATATGGATCGCACAGTCATGTCAATGAGTGGCCATCAGAcatcctcgtcctcctcttcttcctcctcctcgtcctcatcTTCCTCCACCTCAGAGAGTGAGCCCAGCAGTGAGAGTGAAGAGAGCGAGAGCAGCCCGAACTCAGACAGCGAGGAAGAGCGAGCACATCGCTTAGCTGAGTTACAGGACCAGGTGTGCACCCAA CTCCGAGCCGTGCACGAGCAGCTGGCTGCCCTCTCTCAAGGCCCCATCGTCAAgcccaagaagaagaaggagaagaaggacaaaaaagagaagaagaaaaagaagaagctggaAAAGCGAAGTCGAGTTGTCAGAAGCCGAGCTGGCTCTGAGGAATGGAAAATGCCCGGCAAGATCCTGAAAACCAAGTCTGCCAGAGCAGGCTCCCAGCCCAAGAAGAGCCAGGGGAAGAAGAGTAACAAGAACAGCAA GGCCACAAAGAAGCCGTTCTACCCCCCACCGCCCACTTCAATGCTGCCACACTACGActctgaggaagaggaggagatcgTGCCCATGTCATACGATGAGAAGCGCCAGCTGAGTCTCGACATCAACAAGCTGCCGGGGGAGAAGCTGGGTCGTGTGGTCCACATCATTCAGTCCAGGGAGCCTTCCCTGAGGGACACCAACCCCGAGGAGATTGAGATTGACTTTGAAACACTCAAGCCGTCGACACTGAAAGAGCTGGAGCGTTACGTCATGACCTGTCTGAGGAAGAAGCCCCGTAAGCCTTACGGTGAACAAG TTGCAGCAGGAAAGAAAGGCAGCGTTGCCAAGTCTAAAGAGGAGCTGACTctggagaagaggagggagCTAGAGAAGAGGCTGCAAGACGTCAGCGGGCAACTCAATTCTGTCAAGAAACCTACAAAACCGAAAG TGGAGAAGCCCAGCACTGTGGAGACTCAAACCCAGCCCTCGCGCCTCAgcggcagcagctccagctccgactcatcttcctcctcctcgtcctcctcgtccTCAGACACCAGTGATTCAGACTCTGGTTGA
- the LOC117945683 gene encoding H-2 class II histocompatibility antigen, A-U alpha chain-like isoform X1, which yields MQQMAMNLFPLLLVICLPKWSHGKHLLRFLTFCQRNVTSDGQYDIEFDGDQLLYVDPVTFQTVQRLPEFAEQWIPGPELPQDAFLSLGTCKYNIPRAIKGENHPPEAIASPTSIIYPKQEMELEVPNTLICFVNDFHPPTVTITWTRNGQLVDQSEVSQTQYYSNRDFSFCTYSYLDFTPQGNDIYSCSVDHISLRAPLTKFWEVEVPKDQQVVETAVCVAGVILGLSGVVTGLWFIMKANKSCHA from the exons ATGCAACAAATGGCAATGAATCTATTCCCACTGCTGCTGGTTATTTGTCTTCCAAAATGGAGCCATG gtAAACACTTGCTTCGTTTTCTGACCTTCTGTCAAAGGAATGTGACAAGTGATGGCCAGTATGATATTGAATTTGACGGCGATCAGCTCCTCTATGTTGACCCGGTCACTTTTCAGACAGTTCAGCGTCTGCCAGAGTTTGCAGAGCAGTGGATTCCTGGTCCTGAACTACCCCAAGATGCATTCTTGTCCTTGGGTACCTGCAAGTACAACATCCCACGAGCCATAAAGGGAGAAAATCATCCTCCGGAGGCCATAG CCAGTCCCACGTCCATCATCTACCCCAAGCAGGAGATGGAACTGGAGGTCCCCAACACCCTCATCTGCTTTGTCAACGACTTCCATCCGCCTACAGTCACCATCACCTGGACCAGGAATGGCCAGCTGGTGGACCAGAGTGAGGTCAGTCAGACTCAGTACTACTCCAACAGAGACTTCAGCTTCTGCACCTACTCCTACCTGGACTTCACTCCCCAGGGGAACGACATCTACTCCTGCAGCGTGGACCACATCAGCCTGCGGGCGCCTCTCACCAAGTTCTGGG AGGTTGAAGTACCCAAAGACCAGCAGGTTGTagagacagcagtgtgtgttgcTGGTGTGATCCTGGGCCTGAGTGGAGTCGTCACAGGACTCTGGTTCATCATGAAAGCCAACAAGTCCTGCCATGCGTAA
- the LOC117945683 gene encoding H-2 class II histocompatibility antigen, I-E alpha chain-like isoform X2, protein MEPWNVTSDGQYDIEFDGDQLLYVDPVTFQTVQRLPEFAEQWIPGPELPQDAFLSLGTCKYNIPRAIKGENHPPEAIASPTSIIYPKQEMELEVPNTLICFVNDFHPPTVTITWTRNGQLVDQSEVSQTQYYSNRDFSFCTYSYLDFTPQGNDIYSCSVDHISLRAPLTKFWEVEVPKDQQVVETAVCVAGVILGLSGVVTGLWFIMKANKSCHA, encoded by the exons ATGGAGCCATG GAATGTGACAAGTGATGGCCAGTATGATATTGAATTTGACGGCGATCAGCTCCTCTATGTTGACCCGGTCACTTTTCAGACAGTTCAGCGTCTGCCAGAGTTTGCAGAGCAGTGGATTCCTGGTCCTGAACTACCCCAAGATGCATTCTTGTCCTTGGGTACCTGCAAGTACAACATCCCACGAGCCATAAAGGGAGAAAATCATCCTCCGGAGGCCATAG CCAGTCCCACGTCCATCATCTACCCCAAGCAGGAGATGGAACTGGAGGTCCCCAACACCCTCATCTGCTTTGTCAACGACTTCCATCCGCCTACAGTCACCATCACCTGGACCAGGAATGGCCAGCTGGTGGACCAGAGTGAGGTCAGTCAGACTCAGTACTACTCCAACAGAGACTTCAGCTTCTGCACCTACTCCTACCTGGACTTCACTCCCCAGGGGAACGACATCTACTCCTGCAGCGTGGACCACATCAGCCTGCGGGCGCCTCTCACCAAGTTCTGGG AGGTTGAAGTACCCAAAGACCAGCAGGTTGTagagacagcagtgtgtgttgcTGGTGTGATCCTGGGCCTGAGTGGAGTCGTCACAGGACTCTGGTTCATCATGAAAGCCAACAAGTCCTGCCATGCGTAA
- the LOC117945682 gene encoding H-2 class II histocompatibility antigen, E-S beta chain-like — translation MGLYFLLKLTVSAVLLCSTPAGGYVYQMIYDCEYGDNITDMVFFVKNLFNQKMNTLYDSRVGKYVGFGEYGMINAAHYNSQQWKMVERKAQVETLCRYNARLFRRSTLDRKVPPVVKVHETEPADYGKRSMLECSVMGFFPQEVRLTWLRDGLEVNTDVSSTDVLANGDWSFQLHSYLEFTPRRGERVTCRVEHSSLRESLEVDWDTFSLDAKHLKMAMGIIFFFIGFTAATGGAAYYWWKQRFDFSPSGRQAQTPCDPSELLSF, via the exons ATGGGACTTTATTTTCTGCTCAAACTCACAGTCTCTGCTGTTTTACTCTGCAGTACACCAGCAG GTGGCTATGTATATCAGATGATATATGACTGTGAGTATGGTGACAACATCACCGACATGGTCTTCTTTGTAAAGAACCTATTTAACCAGAAGATGAACACCCTGTATGACTCTCGGGTTGGGAAGTATGTTGGCTTTGGAGAATATGGAATGATCAACGCTGCCCATTATAACAGCCAGCAGTGGAAAATGGTTGAAAGAAAAGCTCAAGTGGAGACTCTTTGCAGATACAACGCAAGATTATTCAGAAGGAGCACACTGGATCGTAAAG TGCCTCCAGTTGTCAAGGTCCATGAGACCGAGCCAGCTGACTACGGGAAGCGGTCCATGCTTGAGTGCAGCGTTATGGGGTTCTTCCCTCAGGAAGTGAGGCTGACCTGGCTGAGAGACGGCCTAGAGGTCAACACTGATGTGTCGTCTACAGATGTCTTGGCCAATGGGGACTGGAGCTTCCAGCTGCACTCTTACCTGGAGTTCACACCCAGAAGAGGGGAGCGGGTGACCTGCAGGGTGGAGCACAGCAGCCTCAGAGAGAGCCTGGAGGTGGACTGGG ACACCTTTTCACTCGATGCTAAACACCTGAAGATGGCCATGGGgatcatcttcttcttcattggCTTCACTGCAGCTACTGGTGGAGCAGCTTACTACTGGTGGAAACAGAG gTTTGACTTCAGCCCATCAGGCAGACAAGCACAGACTCCATGTGATCCCTCAGAATTGTTGAGTTTTTAA